The following are from one region of the Rhinoraja longicauda isolate Sanriku21f chromosome 33, sRhiLon1.1, whole genome shotgun sequence genome:
- the lctlb gene encoding lactase-like protein has protein sequence MMQPLVLHGGLLLALPLCLTLDFDWTKDHGGSFYYGTFPAGFSWGVGSSAYQTEGAWNQDGKGLSIWDVFTHKKGKVFLNETGDLSCESYYKFKEDIALLKELKVNHYRFSISWPRIIPTGIKAEQVNGKGIDYYNEVINTLQENQIQPIVTLYHWDLPQVLQNKYGGWQNSSMINFFNDYANLCFEKFGDRVKHWITFNNPWSIAVEGYEVGKHAPGLKLNGIGGYRTAHNIIKAHATAWHTYDRLWRSRQKGMVGISITSEWGDPVDITSQKDIEAAERYIQFNLGWFANPIFNGDYPQVMKDCIGRKSSQEGLGNSRLPAFTPEEKHFIKGTADFFGLGHFTTRYITHKNYHYSKGPNYHTDRDLVELVDPQWPDPGSEWLYSVPWGFRRILNFIKSRYGNPRIYVTENGVSEKWQCTELCDKWRIQYMNNYVNEILKAVKDGAKVKGYTSWSLLDNFEWDEGYSERFGLYYIDFKTKHKRRYPKASVQYYRKMISSNGFPNQREIENWLRKAAETCSTTNALLAADPLINHMEMVTEIVVPTVCTLCILLSAILLMFLLRRK, from the exons ATGATGCAGCCCCTAGTTCTGCACGGAGGGCTGCTGCTGGCGCTACCTCTGTGCCTGACTCTGGACTTTGACTGGACAAAAGATCATGGTGGATCCTTCTACTATGGGACTTTCCCTGCTG GTTTCTCCTGGGGTGTGGGCAGTTCGGCTTACCAGACAGAAGGAGCTTGGAATCAAGATGGGAAAGGCCTCAGTATCTGGGATGTTTTCACGCATAAGAAAGGAAAAGTATTCCTGAATGAAACAGGGGACTTATCCTGTGAAAGCTATTATAAATTCAAG GAGGACATTGCCTTGTTGAAGGAGTTAAAAGTCAATCATTATCGCTTTTCTATATCCTGGCCTCGAATCATACCAACGGGGATAAAAG CCGAGCAAGTGAATGGCAAAGGAATCGACTATTATAATGAAGTGATAAACACCCTACAGGAGAACCAAATCCAGCCCATAGTGACCCTGTACCACTGGGATCTTCCACAG GTCCTCCAAAATAAATATGGTGGCTGGCAGAACAGTAGTATGATTAACTTTTTTAATGATTATGCCAACCTGTGTTTTGAGAAGTTTGGTGACCGAGTGAAACATTGGATTACTTTCAACAATCCTTGG TCCATAGCTGTAGAAGGATACGAGGTTGGAAAGCATGCCCCAGGGTTAAAGCTGAATGGAATAGGAGGTTACAGGACAGCACATAACATTATTAAG GCCCACGCGACAGCTTGGCACACGTACGACAGACTCTGGCGCAGTCGCCAAAAAG GCATGGTGGGTATTTCCATCACAAGTGAGTGGGGAGATCCAGTTGACATTACAAGCCAGAAGGATATTGAGGCTGCTGAGCGATACATCCAATTTAATCTTGGCTGGTTTGCCAACCCTATTTTCAATGGGGACTACCCTCAAGTTATGAAAGACTGTATTG GGAGAAAAAGTTCACAGGAAGGCCTGGGCAACTCAAGACTGCCTGCCTTCACTCCAGAGGAGAAACACTTCATCAAAGGCACGGCAGACTTTTTTGGGCTGGGTCACTTCACAACCCGTTACATCACTCACAAGAATTACCATTACAGCAAGGGACCGAATTATCACACTGATCGTGATTTAGTGGAACTCGTCGACCCACAGTGGCCAGACCCAGGATCCGAGTGGCTTTACTCAGTACCCTGGGGTTTCAGAAGGATCCTGAATTTTATAAAG AGTCGATATGGTAACCCTAGGATCTATGTGACAGAAAATGGAGTGTCGGAGAAATGGCAGTGTACTGAGTTGTGTGATAAGTGGCGAATACAGTACATGAATAATTATGTTAATGAGATTCTTAAAG CTGTGAAAGATGGTGCTAAAGTGAAAGGTTACACATCCTGGTCACTGCTGGATAATTTTGAATGGGATGAAGGGTATTCAGAAAGATTTGGCCTTTACTACATTGATTTTAAAACCAAACACAAGAGAAGGTATCCCAAGGCTTCAGTTCAATATTACAGGAAGATGATCAGCTCCAATGGATTTCCCAACCAGAGAGAA ATTGAAAACTGGCTGCGTAAGGCCGCTGAGACATGCTCAACCACCAATGCACTGCTTGCTGCAG ATCCTCTCATCAATCATATGGAGATGGTGACTGAGATTGTAGTTCCGACCGTGTGCACCCTATGTATACTCCTGAGTGCTATTTTACTGATGTTCCTACTTCGGAGAAAATGA